In a genomic window of Aeromicrobium panaciterrae:
- a CDS encoding TIGR03089 family protein, with protein MSLDKLLAGITDASVPLLTYYDISTGERVELSGTTTANWVAKTSNFLVDDLDADSSSRIRIGIPTHWLRFVWILSAWNVGAAIVDSAADIGLSGPELEGDERHRVAASLRPLGGRFISEPEGFLDLGAEVPGHGDHFFASDPPTEAAVALDFGGVSRTHAQLLATPSDSRRVLVEPGTVERDAQLIVAACLGGGSLVVVTSATPADLTRVAQQESAQIT; from the coding sequence ATGAGTCTCGACAAGCTCCTCGCCGGAATCACCGACGCTTCCGTACCGCTGCTGACGTACTACGACATCTCGACGGGCGAGCGGGTCGAACTCAGCGGTACGACCACTGCCAACTGGGTCGCCAAGACCAGCAACTTCCTGGTGGACGACCTCGATGCCGACAGCTCGTCACGCATCCGGATCGGCATACCGACTCACTGGCTGCGATTCGTCTGGATTCTGTCGGCCTGGAACGTCGGTGCAGCGATCGTGGATTCGGCGGCCGACATCGGACTCAGCGGGCCGGAGCTCGAGGGCGATGAGCGCCACCGTGTTGCCGCGTCTCTGCGCCCACTCGGCGGCCGGTTCATCTCCGAGCCCGAAGGCTTCCTGGATCTCGGTGCCGAGGTGCCGGGGCACGGCGACCATTTCTTCGCCTCCGATCCACCGACCGAAGCAGCAGTCGCCCTCGACTTCGGGGGCGTGTCGCGTACGCACGCGCAGCTCCTGGCGACCCCGTCTGACAGCCGACGCGTACTTGTCGAACCCGGCACCGTGGAGCGCGATGCTCAACTCATCGTCGCGGCCTGTCTCGGTGGCGGCTCTCTGGTCGTCGTGACGTCTGCCACTCCCGCTGATCTGACGCGCGTGGCGCAGCAGGAGTCAGCCCAGATCACATAG
- a CDS encoding WhiB family transcriptional regulator, producing the protein MSFDLGLPPELDEELMWQERALCAQTDPEAFFPEKGGSTREAKRVCLTCDVRGECLEYALGHDERFGIWGGLSERERRKLKKRA; encoded by the coding sequence ATGTCATTCGATTTGGGTCTGCCGCCGGAGCTTGATGAAGAACTCATGTGGCAAGAGCGAGCCCTCTGCGCTCAGACTGACCCCGAGGCGTTCTTCCCTGAAAAGGGCGGTTCGACGCGCGAGGCCAAGCGGGTCTGCTTGACCTGTGACGTCCGCGGTGAGTGCCTCGAGTACGCCCTTGGCCATGATGAGCGGTTCGGCATCTGGGGCGGTCTGTCCGAGCGCGAGAGGCGCAAGCTCAAGAAGCGAGCCTGA
- a CDS encoding 2-phospho-L-lactate transferase CofD family protein gives MRITIVTGSDGASFVHELASQLDSGDELTVIAPTVRGHLAAGLQASPDIDGLLSPSPTPTYSVADALDSVEFTPGWQRASDQAVAARLVRTQLVATGATLTDATIAVGIRSSLPFTLLPVCDERAEFRVVHGSEDPRAIHVDEYLATPTAYEATQLLLVADKITVSKAVADALGETDVLVLGPSSRTLAIDPVLRTPGFLELVGGSLPVLVVEHEDTAPTELVRVAGLRQPDPGRPRSVPKNAQAVVQIARVSV, from the coding sequence ATGCGCATCACGATCGTCACCGGCTCGGACGGTGCCTCTTTCGTCCACGAGCTCGCCTCCCAGCTCGACTCGGGTGACGAGCTGACCGTCATTGCCCCAACGGTTCGTGGACACCTTGCCGCCGGACTGCAGGCGAGCCCGGATATCGACGGGCTCCTCTCCCCCAGCCCCACACCGACATACTCCGTTGCCGACGCCCTTGACTCGGTCGAGTTCACCCCCGGCTGGCAGCGTGCCAGCGACCAGGCAGTTGCCGCGCGACTCGTCCGTACGCAGCTCGTTGCGACCGGCGCCACGCTGACCGACGCCACGATCGCGGTCGGCATCCGTTCGTCACTTCCGTTCACACTGCTGCCGGTGTGTGACGAGCGAGCAGAGTTCAGGGTCGTGCACGGATCCGAGGATCCTCGGGCAATCCACGTCGACGAATACCTCGCCACCCCAACGGCGTACGAAGCCACCCAACTCCTGCTCGTCGCGGACAAGATCACCGTCTCGAAGGCCGTCGCCGACGCACTCGGCGAGACCGATGTTCTGGTCCTCGGACCCTCCAGTCGGACTCTGGCAATCGACCCGGTGCTCCGCACCCCCGGCTTCCTCGAACTGGTGGGCGGCTCGCTGCCGGTACTCGTCGTCGAGCACGAAGACACCGCCCCGACTGAGCTCGTACGAGTGGCCGGACTTCGCCAGCCAGATCCCGGTCGCCCGCGTTCCGTGCCGAAGAACGCACAAGCCGTGGTCCAGATCGCACGCGTGTCCGTATGA